The sequence CACACACACTGCCATCACTATGCTGTTTTGTGCTTGTGCTCTCATTTTATAAATCAGTTGTTTGCCGTTGctgaccctgtgtgtgtgtgtgtgtgcaggggctCCTGGGATAATTTCCTCTCCATACCCCGGGGCGGCTGGTTTCGCCCCTGCTATCGGTTTCCATCAGGCAGGTGAGCTTTCAGACCGAGTCACACTCTCAAATCACATCTCAGTAATGGAGGCAGCGTCGTGCTGCTCACGACAGTCTTCAGACTGAATAATCAGAGGTATTACTGTGTCATCACCCGAGCCACTTGCGGGACGCATCTGCAGATTGACACCAGCAAAATGAGCAAAGTGAAGAGGGACTAACACAAACACAAGTATTGatgtcacatttaaaaaagattGAAAGCTTTGCATTCAGAATTGGCTATTGATTCGTTCGCACCGTTTTGATTTATGCGATCAATGCATCCAATTTAAGtgcattacatttttcatataataaaatgtaatcgcTAAAGTCACGGTGCAGTCTTAATTAATGTTTATCAAAgacaacatttaatattaatcacataatatttatttaaaaatgttttaaaaacattttaatatgagttaaataatatatacactgctgttaaaaagtttggggtctttaagattttaaaatgtttttgaaagaaatcacttTTCCTCACCAATGTGGcatttgttttatcaaaaatacagtaaaaataaatattattacaatttaaaataactgttttctattgtaatatatttctgcgatgcaaggctgaattttcagcatcattactgcagtcttcagtgtcacatgatccttcagaaatcattctaatatgctgatttgctgctcaagaaacatttctgattattattattattattaagttgaaaacagttgtgctgtttaatatatcTGTGGAAACCGACATTtctcaaaagaacagctttttttttgtagaaatcttttataacattataaatgtctttactgtcacttttggacaatttaatgcacccttgccgaataaaatcatacatttttataaatcatacagaccccaaacattcAAACAGCAGtgtattatttatcatattaaaaataaaacatgtattcaCCCTCGAGTTGTTCCAAATGAAATAATTTCTCCACTTCTGTCACAAAAATTATGGCATTATCAAGGCCTCAGTCAAATAAAAGTACCATTAATAATATCATAACAAACATATCAGTATTTTAATATCAGATCTCAAAGTACAAAAGTCCCATCCTGCGTTATTTACCACTGAATGTTTTTCAGATAATTTGTCCTTCACATATTAAGCATGTTGTGAATGCTGTTTCACTCTCGAGCTTGGCTGTGTTTTCACACTCCTGACCCTGATCTCTGCTGGCTTTATTTAAACCTCTTACTACCCCGACCATCCGATTCAATACTCATTTGGACTAAATTTATCCAGCATGCCTGAACACATTGATTTGATAAGCTATTACAAGAAGACCTTATGTTGTTTATCTGAAAGAGCGGCAACAGGTTGTGAAAACGGATGATTGTTCTAGAAGGttcccttcctctctctcacGTCTCCCCTCCCCATCTGCGCCCCGCTCAGGTCTGTCTATGCAGACGATGCCTGGTGCTCTGGGACATCTCACCATCCCTTCATCAGCAATGACAGGACGGATGACCATCCACGGCATGGCCCCCACCGCCATCCACTCTGTGCTCCTCGTCTCCAACCTCAACCCCGAGGTGAGCCCCCCCCAACACCACCGTCCCACGACATAACTGATGTCAACACGAGCGACTAACCTTTCTCTGTGAGCCCTTTCACCACAAACCTGTCATTTATATGGCATACAATTGATTACAGCTGTAGGAAAGAGTTTACAGTTATACTGTAAGTGCCCTTCGAAAAGCATTTAAGTTCTgaatcagtctgtctgtctatattctatttttcattttaatgttttagtaattttgttgtgtttgtcatttctgTTATTTATGTCTGTGttgtttgtattcatttaaaattttttagttatattagtaTCAAGTTAATctaaaggaaaatatatattctgaaatatatttattttttctgtttgtttattttatttctagttacaagaatgtttttaaggttttagttcATTGTAATAATAACCCTAATTCCTAATTAATAGTATTATAACTtgcctaaataataaaaataataaatattattattaacattattatgatgatgatgatgattattattattattttacatgtagacaccaatattgtttttttatggctgATACTGATAATTAGAATACAGATCTAGATACTGTCAtccagataatataatataatataatataatataatataatattttacatgtctagataatttttttttgataatataatataatataatataatataatatagaaatattatcaCTTGCCAAGAACtgcatgttttctatgtgaataaattgtaatgtgatttttttttgtgttataagatgtgttttcagcatcagttttcagtgtcacatgataaaatgccatttattctaTATTGTTGTGATGATTTGCtgaatttcagaaacatttattaatattccaCAAATACTTCTTCTAATATTGTttgctgattagctgctcaagaaacatttattaatattaatgttgaaaacggttgtgctgcttcacatttttttgttttttgttttttttttatttgtatgtattttttaattgaaatgttttttttttttttaaatgtttatgtgtgttttttggtgttttgtatttttttgtgctattaattttttttttgttgttaaaagagTATGTGTTAGGAGTGTAAACACTCACTGACCGTTACAGTGATTCCCTCCAGTCTTTTTTCTCATCCTATGAACTAATCCAAACCTATTTTCATGCGTCTTTATTAAGTCTCAGGAGCTGATGTCACAAGGAACTTTCTTCATTTAATTCTGCATTCACATTGAAGTGATCAGTGTCAATCACCACATCTATTAATGTTTCTTCATACATTTTACACATATTCATTTCATCTTTTTCCAGCGCTTTTTACATTTTAGCACTGAGTGATCTCTGATAATGTCCCATCTCTTGCAGAGCATATCTCCACACGGGCTCTTCATTTTATTCGGTAAGGTGAATTTATTACTCCTCAGACGGCTGTTTTTATGAAGGCAGTAGAGGTTAGAAGCTGAGCAATGAGACCATTTCCTTATGAACACAGTCGCGAGATTATTTACAGATTATGACCCCGTCATATGAATGTTCAAATTCTCCCATACACACGCTCAGTGTGTGCCATTGTTATTATCCCTACAATTTAATAAGTGTCAACATCAGAGACAGACCTTCGTGTGAGTGATATCCTTTAAAATGTTTGCTCGTCTGAGCATGTGAGGAGCCACTGTCGCCATCTTCCTTCAATAATGAAGCACTGAGATCTGCACATAGTGTATTATTTGCTGTAaattgtgttcactgtgtgtttgagcacaaaaaatctaaatttctctTTTATCCCGGCAGGAGTGTATGGAGATGTTCACCGAGTCAAGATTCTGTTCAACAAGAAAGAGAATGCTTTAATACAGATGGCAGACGCCACGCAAGCCCAGCTCGGTACGTCAGGCATTACACTGAAATCCTTTTCATCTTGATACATTCGCTTCATCCTTTGATCAGGTGTCTTTATCGGCATGTTCTGTGTCTGTATTAAAGCTACAAatcattttcatcaaatattctAATGCAGTTTAGTAATAGATTATGGAATGGTGCGAGGAGAAATGAAAGGACCTGTACACACTGCAAAGGTTTTGTTGTGATAAccgtatttaaatgcatttacatgtaaattaacataataatggTTTTGCAAACAATGTACAGTACACagaaatttatgtaaaaatagtTTTGCTATTGATTtacaaattaccttttttgttttatcagttttatacAGTAATTTGTGTTTGAATCAATTTGCAAATGATTTAcacaaatttactttaaaatgttttgtgaaactatTAACTGAACTTtatataataatggttttatgCACAATTTTCACcgaaatttatgtaaaaatggtTTTGCTATTggtttaaacattaatttacataagaatgttttttacaaacaatGTACAGTTCATGTATGAATGAACCTAAGAatgattttattcatgttttatacagtacatttatgtaTGAatcaattttcaaatatttacccAAATTTACATAAAGGTTTTGTGAATTATTCACACAGAAATTTGCTTTAGAATGGCTTCATGTATGATTTACACAGGTTTTATGTTGGaatggttttgatattttatacagtttttgcattttatacaGTAATTTATGTAAGAATCATTTAGCAAAAGGATCTTTCagaactttgtgtgtgtgtaaaaatgctgGGAAAAAACTCTTATGCATGAGTTTTTGTTGTTCAAATGTAAGAAGAAGGTTTGTTCAGTGTAAGTGTAATATGATGCGTCTCAGGGTTAAAGCTTATCTGTAACACATTATCTCTGGGTTTGTTTGTGAGCCATGAGCCATTTGAACGGTCAGCGTCTGCATGGTAAGGTGATCCGTGTGACCATCTCGAAGCACCAGACGGTGCAGCTCCCCAGGGAGGGTCAGGAGGACCAGGGCCTGACCAAAGACTTCAGTGGGAGCCCGCTGCACCGCTTCAAAAAGCCCGGCTCCAAGAACTTCCAGAACATCTTCCCTCCCTCCGCCACCCTGCACCTCTCAAATATCCCGTGAGTGACTGGCACACACCCACACGCTCATACAGCAGGTTACAAACAACTTCTACAAAAAACAACCCAGTTTTGCTGGAGCAacatttgttgtttgaatttcctgaattTCCAAAATGATTGatctttcttttatgccaaaaatcattaggatattaagtaaagatcatgttccatgaagatattttgtaaatttcctgatattaatttatgataattttttttttttttagtgatatttattgtttagaaatttatttggacaactttaaaggtgattttctcaatattttgattttttttttgactcagattccagattttcaaatagttgtatcttggacAAATATTGTCCATTCCTAGCAAACCACACatgaatggaaagcttatttattcagctttcagatgatttataaatctcaattttgacaaattgacacttaaaactggttttgtggtccagggtcacatattatcaTATTAGCAGTTGTTTTTACTCCACTGGAAGTTTTGCATTATTGTTGGCATCAGATAAGGTGCTATTTTTTgtcctttgtttgtttctttcctcCCCCAGTCCCTCCACTACGGATGATTTTCTGAAAGACCTGTTTGCCAGTTCTGGATACACAGTCAAGGCCTTCAAGTTTTTCCAGTGAGTTCtcttcacatttgtttttgttctcagccttcatttattttaataagtatttgTTCACATGGGGAAGAGTTTGCTCGCTTTCTTCATGGCAACATGGCCGATAAGGATGAGTTGTTTTGTGAAAACACATAAATGGAATGTTAAAAACATTGTCTTAATGATCTTCTAAAAAGTGAACAGTGATTTTAAGTGAGTTTGCTAGGAAAACGTGTAGTTAGGTGGCCCTCGAGGAGCAGAAATGGacacttgttttttttacattttttaaaggtatatttcacccaaaaatgagaactctgtcatcatttactcaccttccacttgttccaaacttttatgagtttctttcttctgttgaacacaaaagaagatattttgaagaatgttggtaaccaaacatttgacCGTAGCCATTGGTttctatagtatggaaaaaatactatggaagtcaatggctaccagcaactgtttggttaccaactttctttacttgagtaaatgatgacagaattttcatttttgggtgaactatccctttaagttttgtttttttgtaatataccTTTTTAGTTGATGGTTACCCCACATGACAATTTTAGATTAGTCATTGAAACTATTTTGTTGGAAATGCTTTTCAAAACCATTCGAAACCAACACAAATGTGttcaaaaggttttaaaatgttctttattttggACCTTATCTCATTGGACCAACTGGTCCTAAGTTTCAGGATCACCCAGTGTCTGATTTTCATTATCCATATATGATTAATAGGAAGGACCGCAAGATGGCGCTGATCCAGCTGGGTTCGGTGGAAGAAGCCATCCAGGCTCTTATCGACCTCCACAACCATGACCTGGGAGAAAACCACCATCTGCGAGTGTCCTTCTCCAAATCCACCATCTAGCACCCCCTTCACTACAAACACACCCTGTCCCCATCCTCCCCATACCAGCCCTTCAACCTTCAGCAGTCTGACTGTATCATTCAGAGAATAAGACTGACtgacaaactcaaaaaaaaaaaaccattacagaTATTCATGGGGTAGTTTTAGAGATTTccaaatagaaaaaagaaagaaaaaagtaaataagagACTACTGCAGAACCTTTAGACAGTCTTGAGAGTGAGTTTATTTTACTCTCACGAAACCAGGGCTGGAGACACATGGGATATCCATGACAATATGACGTTTCTGGGAAGTAGGACTCCCTCTTTAGTCGACTGGCGAGGATTTGTTGGTGTGAAACGCAAACTAACATGAGGTGAACATTCTCAAAGAAGTCAATGCTGAGGAAGTTTCTTCACCGCACACTTGCCGATTACATTGGAGACTGACGCTCCTGTAGCCCAATGGCCTTGATACCCCAGACCTAAGTGAGGGCGGAGTCTCCTCTGTGCCTCCCCCAAAAAACAACACCTTCATTCTCATTGGCTGTTTCAACGGAGCGCCCCATTTCCCGTGGCATGTGTTGAACGCACGGTCACTGTTTGAATGTCGCTGACATCATCATCAAGGTGCTGctggaaataaaaaaatctgtagcGACGGCCTCGACCAATGGGCTTGTCCTTTTTCTTCAGAGTAGCATTAAAACAAGAGTGCTATGGATTCAAGAATGAGTGCATTTAAAATTCGCAGCTGTTTCGGCTTACAGACCTTTTGTTTCTCGGCACTTTGATTGCTTTGAATTGAAGACAGGCACCGTGGGGAATGTTTGGCATCCTCATATCTGTTTACTGTGCAAAGATGTATAGCCAGATGGTAGGCATCTGTGAATAGATAGTGAATGGcgtgatttgtttttttcttgtattatgaAAATTTTATATCGGACAGACCAGCCTCTTGTGGGCTCTCTGCACCTGCAATGCTGTCAGAGAACATCTGTGTGCAATGGCCCGATGTCATTGTCCAGTCGATGGGGTTCATCTGAACCGAGGcgaacattttcaaaaatgcacGATCATTCCGGAAAACTTACGGCCAGCTGTCAACCTTACTGGAACGCTCCAATCAGCAACGCCCAGCCTGATAGTAGGCTCCGCCTCCTAAGTGAAATTCTCAATGTGAATGGTATAGCCCGTGATCTTGATGGGAAATTGATGATTTCCTCCATTCTGTTCCCCCTCTTGCTCTTAGTTGAATCTTTTCCTTTCATTCTTCTTGTTTTCCATCTATCCACACAGGGGCAGAAGGTTCTGTGCTCTTTACTTCGTTCTTTCACTCCTCGGCTCTGGCCACAGGTGTGAGAGTTTGCAGCCATGGGCTCTGTAGAAACTGTAGTGAAGCCCATTGAGTCACAGCAAAAAAAGAGGGCGGCACTCTCTTTTGCCTTGCAGTCCCACACTAAATGCCTCTGCATGTGACCAAACCAAATATTTAAGGAAAGAATGATATGGAGACGCCACCTAGTTTCCAAAACCTAGCGAGTTGCTgcatagacagctgtcttctaaTGCAGCATCCTAATTGCCATGAAAGCCCATAAGTGACTAATCTGAACTGACTGATCTGCACAGGAAACTCGCCTCCAGTAGAGTCCAGACCAGAGGTTTTCTTCAAGAGGTGTAGATGGTAAACTCTGAGTCTGTATCATTGGTGAAAAATAAGGTCAGCTTAGACGAATCTTGTAAGCCAATCACACAAAGACCTTGTCATCACGGAAATACTTGCAACAGTCAATAATCATTGATGGAGACCATCAAAATCCTGTTAATTTTTTGGCAGCAAGATACAAATATAGCTCACACCAAAACTAGCATTGCCTCCATAGATTCCATTCAAAAAATTGATACATTATGAGTTTTGAGCAGCATTTGAAGCCTGGCATTGGTGGACTCAATTGATTTTAGTTCAGTTAGATGTTAGCATGTTGCGAAGCTGATAATGCAGTACAAAAGAAAAGAACCCATTACTGTCTACGTTAGAGGCGGCACTATTTCTGATGTAATCTGTGCTTTTGCGCTACTTCCGACAACAGGACAAATTCTGAACGTTGGGTTTATTTACTATAGACAGTCTAGAGATGTTGCAATGCACTGCGCCAAACATTGCACactatgtaaatgtaaaaatacatagaaaatgcTCAATATTTACTTGTGCTTTATGTTTATACACAGACATTGCAACATTAGCTTTGCTACATGCTAATGTCATACTCTTGAATCAGTTGATTTGGTAAATTTGAGGGTATTCGGCCTCATACAAAACATCAACACTGCAGtcaaaataattcagttttaatcaaacaattttttttttttaccttgattCCCCCACTATCTTGAATTAGCTtcccagtgcattctgggaataCCTTATCCACAAAGGATACATGCAGTGCTGCCTTAGATTTTGGCCAAAATTAGATATCATAGAAGGCTGGAACAGCCTTTGTGCTGGGAGAATGCctgtgatgccttaaaatgttgtctaagtagacagctcactaggttttggaacatgGCAATGGTGTGCACATACAGAAGCTGATTCTATATGTATGTGTTTAGTTAGTACTAGTGCATTATTACCGGTTTTATCAGGAGTCTCTTATATATGATGATATATGATGACTCCCTTGTGCATACGAGCAAGGTGCTGTCTCATTTAGTGAAAATCTGGCCTTAACATTCCAAGGAAGGTCACCGTAGACCTGTTGAGTAGCATCTAAAGGGAGCAGCTTCTGTGCCTGTGCACTATATCCTCTTTTAATGTCCGTTTGAGTCACAGTTATGAAATAAATCAAGAATCGTCCTGTTCATGCAAGGCAAGGgacagtgacttttttttttgtctttgactGATGTCACCTGAAGCGATTCAAAACTTCGCTTTCACTTCTCAAAAGAAATTGAATTTTGTTGAAGTTTACAGTCTCAAAGCAAAACTATTCAGGTCTATATATCTTAAGGATTGTCAagattttttgagaaaaaagaaGTTACTTATTTTTggtaatttgttcttttttatggaagagaaaaaaatcaaatttgaaaCCTCATCGGGTTTTTGTACCACTATAATCATTCAAGAAATCAtggtgaaaagtaaaaaaaaaaaaaaaaaaatcatatttactgtGTATTTACCTAATTTCTTATTACGTGCCTTATTATGTGTTCATAATCAAATAGGTTTTAGAAATTTTACCTTAAATATCTTATGTACTATTTTGTGGGATTGGTGAGAGGGTTGACTTATTTTgatcttgatttttattttttattttttttgttgtgtagcTCTTATAGATGTGCATTTTGTGGGGACTCAGTACCATGTTGTCTTAATATGATATGAGATGTAAGTTATGATGTATGGTGCTGTGAATGCTCTCATTAGAAAAAATGAACGGTGAGCTCAGCGATGTTCAGAGCATGCTGTGGGTCTCTATTCTCCCtcgctgatgtgtgtgtgtgtgtgtgtgtgtgtgtgtacatatgtatgCTAGACCCGCGTACCATTGTTACATAAAGCCTTTCTAGGCCAAAAAAAGTTCCTCGATCTCTGATATAAAAATTTCGCACTCGAAGACAGAGGTTGCTGTAAGCTTGCTTATTGTTCTGATTAAATAGTATGAATTTGAGCTGTTATGAGCACATCTGTgaagtttttgttcttttctaaGTGATCACGCTTTTTTGCCAGAAGAATGctaaaatggccaaaaaaaaaaaatcgcagtgATTTACATTAAAGCAGCCACCCAAGTTATTCCTAGAGTAGTGGtcagccgatatatcggccgatatttggcttttttatttctgtttacccGATATTTcagaagacttttattttgatggagtGCGGGACATTTATTCTGACAGCACTGAGACGTCAGTGCTTTAACGCACACAGCTCCCGTTCTCCATCTTCATTAGTTTACCATCTCTGTTCAACAGTtctgaataataaattatgacaCAGTACCACACTAAACAGTATTATAGCGTTTGCTTTTCTATTATTGGTAACAGAAAAGCGAAACACTATAATACTTCCTCATCAAGTGtcagcaaatacacatttaatttaaactaaagtCTTTGAGTATGCACTATGCAGTAAATTTTACTAACCTTGCAAATTTGATTGAATTCAGCTGTTAGATCCCATGAAATGTGCATTTGTTGACTGCATAAAAAAATTACCatctaattaaaagtatttattttacagatttatttttttattaagttaattttttcatatttattaattttcacattttcaaattcagtaaatattatgtaaaataaatataaatttaattttagcaattgttatgcatgtgtttttactgtctttaaaTGAAATAGTGCGGTgatatatcggctttatatcggccatCAAAAAAATCTATATGGGTCGACCACTAATCTTGAGACTTGGAGGGGGGCTCTTTTTATTTTGGGCCAgtaagtaaccacctagcaactaccggagcaccctagcaaccacatagcaacacaacaaaatcactccGAACATCTCAGCAACCATATAGTAACATTCTGGCAACCTCCCACAAACCATAATGCGATGCCAGTGAGTTTTTCCACAGGAAGGACCACTCAGAAATCAATATCTGCCAGTGTGGACTATATCATACAGTGTGATCTGCTTGATATCATCTCTGTTCTGTCTTTCTAATATGATTACGAAACTCCTAATACATACGATCAGTCTAAATTTGCCTCAGAATGAGCGCACAGAGACCCAGAAGCCCACAGCATTCGCTCTAAGTGTTCAGGTCTGCCTTCATCATTTTGCTGTGGAGTGATGCTGAAGTCTGAGACCTCCGCCTGTGTGTTTTGGAGTTGTATCTTATTTACTGTATCTTATAATTGATTCATTTTAGGGGTTTTGGCCTGTTTTGTTCTTGCTCTGTTGTGatactttttgttctttttttttgggtttgttgaTTTTCTTTATTAAGAGTGTGAAAACTGGTTCAAGATTGTTGTCTGTCACTCTGCCTCTTCACAACAGCAGATCTGGGTCTGTAACGTCCACCGATGTGTGCGAACGGGAATGAGAGCGATCGCTAGAGGTCAAGTCCATCAGAAGTGCTCGGATGGCGAAATATGCTGCGCAAGCGGCtccaatgctttttatttatcaacAGGAGAAAAGCCAGACTCCATAAACATGTCACAGAAGTCACAAGaagtaatttgtttttgtttcacgACGCGTAAAAATTTTCCAACCACGTCTTGACTCAGGCAACAACGTTCCGCTGTGTTGTAAGACATTTTCTTGTCGATATCCGCGCTCACTCGAACAGTTTCACACGTGTATGgttttttccaggttttttacTGAAAAAGTCACAAATAATGCAGGACCAAAGTTTATGTGCCTTTCATCTAGCTTATTTGTAACTTATTTCCTGGCTGTATATCAGAAACCAACAAACTTCTTGTATTTTCCACTCTCGATCATGTTACGAGTCTGTTCTGTTCGTTTCCCTCAGAAAGGTCAAGCCATATCCTTTCCCCCGTCAAACGAGACTCATTTGCGATTCTGAATGTGTTACCGGGCCCTTATGGATTCATTCAAACCGCCTTTCGCTTTCGGTATTTCATAAACTGCTCCGGATAGACGCCACGATCTGTAAAACGGATAAGCGGTTACACTTTTTGCTGATATCGTC is a genomic window of Cyprinus carpio isolate SPL01 chromosome B10, ASM1834038v1, whole genome shotgun sequence containing:
- the ptbp3 gene encoding polypyrimidine tract-binding protein 3 isoform X4, whose product is MASEEAAITMVNYYTTATPHVRNQPVYIQYSNHRELKTDNLPNQGRAQAALQAVNAVHSGNMTLSGTATASDGGMMPGQSPVLRLIVENLYYPVSLEVLHQIFSKFGTVLKIITFTKNNQFQALLQYADPMNAHHAKVALDGQNIYNGCCTLRVEFSKLTSLNVKYNNDKSRDFTRLDLPSGDGQPTLDPTMQTAFGAPGIISSPYPGAAGFAPAIGFHQAGLSMQTMPGALGHLTIPSSAMTGRMTIHGMAPTAIHSVLLVSNLNPESISPHGLFILFGVYGDVHRVKILFNKKENALIQMADATQAQLAMSHLNGQRLHGKVIRVTISKHQTVQLPREGQEDQGLTKDFSGSPLHRFKKPGSKNFQNIFPPSATLHLSNIPPSTTDDFLKDLFASSGYTVKAFKFFQKDRKMALIQLGSVEEAIQALIDLHNHDLGENHHLRVSFSKSTI